The window CAATTGTCCTTTTCCAAAATTAAAAGAAGATACCACCGAGCCGCAGTTTGTGACCATAGGTCCTCACTGCCCTCATCCATACAAGACCAAATCCATTTTCAACATATCCGGCATGAGTTTCGGTGCCATCTCAAAACCGGCGGTTCAGGCTCTTTCAAACGGTGCCCGCATGGCAGGGTGCTGGATGAATACAGGTGAGGGAGGATTATCTCCCTATCATGTTGAGGGCGGTGCAGACATTGTATTTCAGATAGGCACGGCAAAATATGGCGTTCGTGATGAGGACGGCCATTTGTCAGACAAAAAACTTGCCACCATAGCCACCTACAACCAAGTTAAAATGTTTGAAATCAAACTCAGTCAAGGTGCCAAGCCCGGCATCGGCGGGATTCTTCCCGCTGCCAAAGTAACACCGGAGATTGCTGCCGTACGCGGCATTGAGGTGGGGGAAGCCTCGTTAAGTCCGAACCGTCATCCGGAGATAGATAATGCCGAACAACTCCTTGATATGATTCACCACGTGCGTACCCATACCGGAAAGCCAACAGGCTTCAAAATGGTTATCGGGGCTTATGGTTGGCTGGATGAATTGTGTGAAGCTATTATACGGCGCGGTCCTGATGAAAGTGCTCCTGATTTCATTACCCTTGATTCAGGCGACGGCGGAACCGGTGCTGCCCCCATGGCCCTTATGGATTCCGTCGGGCTCCCCATTCGTGAAACTTTACCCATGTTAGTCGATATCCTCTCACGCTACGATTTGCGAGAACGCATTAAAATCATTGCCGGGGGCAAACTGATTAATCCGGCTGACGTGGCGTGGGCTTATTGTATAGGCGCTGATTTTGTAATCTCCGGGCGCGGCTTTATGTTTGCGCTGGGGTGTATACAGGCACTGCAATGTAACAAAAACACGTGTCCCACAGGTATTACGACCCACAGTCGAAGACTGCAAAAAGGTCTTAACACGGCAGTCAAAGCCGAGCGGGTGAGGCGTTATGCTGAAGCCATGACCCGTGATGTGTGCACCATTGCTCATTCCTGTGGTGTGAGTGAACCACGTGCACTCAGGCGTTATCATGTCCGTATGATCGGAGAAGATGGTTACTCCCGCGGCTTTCATGAAATCTATCCCGAGGTAACGCCGGAAGCCCAACAATCAAAAACCTAACGAGCAAACCTATAATCTTCCACTTGTGATGAGGGATTAATAATTTTATCTTTCAGCATATTTGGTTTGTTAGGATCCCCTGTGACCGAGACTTCCGTGCCCTTTCCCCGGCTTGATCAATACAGAGCGCTGGCTCACCGCCTTGCCGATGCCACAGGGCCTCTTATTTTGCCTCACTTCAGGGCTGGTGGTCACATAGATAACAAAGCAGATGTAAGCACAGATACAAGGTTTGATCCGGTAACCAAAGCCGACAAAGATGCCGAACGGGTCATGCGTACTCTCATTGCCGATGCTTTTCCAGATCATAACATTATCGGTGAAGAATACGATGACACATTTGGCACAAGTGAGGGCGGTGCAGGTGAATACAGCTGGGTGCTAGACCCTATTGATGGAACCCGCGCCTTTATTATGGGCCTGCCCACATGGGGCACTCTGATTGCTCTTTGTCACAAAGGAACCCCCGTTTTGGGTCTGGTCAACCAACCCTGGACACAAGAACGTTTTGAAGGAGATCGGGAGAGTGCGCATTTTATCTATCAAAACCACGCCGCTCCGTTGCACACCCGCCCCTGTCCAAATTTTGACACAGCTATTTTAGCGGCGACAGCACCAGAGATATTTACAACCCCGGGTGAAGTCAACGTCTTTGAAAAGCTCACTTCATACGTGCGTATGCGCCGCTTTGGAGGGGATTGTTATAATTACTGCCTGCTGGCCAGAGGGTTGATTGATATAGTGGTGGAATCATCCCTTAAACAGGTAGATGTTCAAGCCCTTATACCTATCGTAGAAGGCGCAGGCGGCATTATAACCGACTGGAAGGGACGCCCCAACCCGACGGACGGGCAAGTTATCGCCGCCGGCGACAAAACCCTACACGCTACCGCTCTTGATATTTTAGCTCCTGCCGCCACCTAAAAATTCTTATAAAAAACTATCGGTGTGGGCCAGTTTGTGTTTTTCAGTGTTCTTTGTCGTCATATCATCTTTTATATCATTTCTATCTCTTTTTCGCCGTACGTGTTGTTACGTTGCCACCGTAGGCAAAACTCCTGTATCCTGCACCATAGGAAACAAGAGGGCATTTTATGAGTTGGAAACCGGAAAGTGATGAAATTCACCAACGCCGGATGTGGGCGAAACACCAAGGTGGACAAGAAGCCGTCGCACGCCAACACGAAAAAGGACGGCTCACTATTCGCGAACGTATCGCGGCTCTCATTGACAATGGTAGTTTTCGTGAATTGGGAGAAGGAGCCGGTGTGCCCGAATTTGACGAGAACGGCATCCTCACCGGATTTCAACCCGCCAATTTTGTTTTGGGATTTGGCAAAATAAATAACCGCCAAATTATTGTAGGTGGCGAAGATTTTACCCTCAAGGGCGGCTCACCTAACCCCGCCGGATTACGCAAAAGCATTTATGCAGAAGACGTAGCCCTGCAATACCGTCTACCCCTTGTGCGCCTCCATGAAGGTGGTGGTGG of the Parvularculales bacterium genome contains:
- a CDS encoding FMN-binding glutamate synthase family protein, translated to MENLIEEVVSLLDFSASLFLFALGIGVAFIMVLYIIDRFQTTHAIRRNYPLIGRFRYLFEYLGEYFRQYFFALDREEMPFNRAQRSWVYRASKGVDATIAFGSTHDIRPTGSVLFVNCPFPKLKEDTTEPQFVTIGPHCPHPYKTKSIFNISGMSFGAISKPAVQALSNGARMAGCWMNTGEGGLSPYHVEGGADIVFQIGTAKYGVRDEDGHLSDKKLATIATYNQVKMFEIKLSQGAKPGIGGILPAAKVTPEIAAVRGIEVGEASLSPNRHPEIDNAEQLLDMIHHVRTHTGKPTGFKMVIGAYGWLDELCEAIIRRGPDESAPDFITLDSGDGGTGAAPMALMDSVGLPIRETLPMLVDILSRYDLRERIKIIAGGKLINPADVAWAYCIGADFVISGRGFMFALGCIQALQCNKNTCPTGITTHSRRLQKGLNTAVKAERVRRYAEAMTRDVCTIAHSCGVSEPRALRRYHVRMIGEDGYSRGFHEIYPEVTPEAQQSKT
- the hisN gene encoding histidinol-phosphatase; this translates as MTETSVPFPRLDQYRALAHRLADATGPLILPHFRAGGHIDNKADVSTDTRFDPVTKADKDAERVMRTLIADAFPDHNIIGEEYDDTFGTSEGGAGEYSWVLDPIDGTRAFIMGLPTWGTLIALCHKGTPVLGLVNQPWTQERFEGDRESAHFIYQNHAAPLHTRPCPNFDTAILAATAPEIFTTPGEVNVFEKLTSYVRMRRFGGDCYNYCLLARGLIDIVVESSLKQVDVQALIPIVEGAGGIITDWKGRPNPTDGQVIAAGDKTLHATALDILAPAAT